A genomic stretch from Methanobacterium sp. includes:
- a CDS encoding cupin domain-containing protein, protein MIIRDIKNCNYFQALDKTSICELLHPDRDNEDLKIDFSIAHAILNVDESSIAHKIKNSVEIYYILEGNGTMHIDDDSEDVQPGQVIYIPANSNQYIENTGNKELKFLCIVSPMWREEDEELVKK, encoded by the coding sequence ATGATTATAAGAGACATTAAAAATTGTAATTATTTTCAAGCTCTGGATAAAACATCCATTTGTGAGTTACTGCATCCAGATCGTGACAATGAAGATCTAAAAATTGATTTTAGTATTGCTCATGCTATTTTAAATGTTGATGAATCTTCAATTGCTCATAAAATCAAAAACTCAGTGGAAATTTACTATATTCTTGAAGGCAACGGAACTATGCATATTGATGACGATTCTGAAGATGTTCAGCCAGGACAGGTAATTTATATTCCTGCAAATTCAAACCAATACATAGAAAATACTGGAAATAAAGAATTAAAGTTTTTATGCATTGTTTCTCCCATGTGGCGCGAGGAAGATGAAGAATTAGTAAAAAAATGA
- a CDS encoding methyltransferase yields the protein MIKHNGNVFYTHPKVYEPAEDTFLLAENLNIKRRDEVLEIGTGTGLIAITCAQKSRKVVATDINKYAVKCALKNTISNRTYNVELREGNLFKPVEGEKFDLILFNTPYLPTDEEEKIDEELNDAWDGGTNGRATIDQFLEGVKEHLKENGRVQLVQSSLSNNDKTIAKLEELGFEAEITARQKAFFEEIVVITGTLKE from the coding sequence ATGATAAAACACAATGGAAACGTATTTTACACTCATCCAAAAGTCTATGAACCTGCAGAAGACACATTTTTACTTGCAGAAAATCTTAATATTAAAAGAAGAGATGAAGTACTTGAAATAGGAACAGGAACAGGACTTATAGCAATTACATGCGCTCAAAAGTCAAGAAAGGTAGTTGCAACAGATATAAACAAATATGCAGTTAAATGCGCCTTAAAAAATACCATTAGCAATCGAACCTACAATGTTGAATTAAGGGAAGGAAATCTTTTCAAACCAGTTGAAGGTGAAAAATTCGATCTTATTTTATTTAATACTCCTTATCTTCCAACAGATGAAGAAGAAAAGATTGATGAAGAATTAAATGATGCATGGGATGGCGGCACTAACGGCAGAGCAACTATAGATCAATTTCTTGAAGGCGTTAAGGAACATTTAAAAGAAAATGGCCGTGTTCAGCTGGTGCAGTCATCATTATCAAATAATGATAAAACTATTGCTAAATTAGAGGAATTAGGATTTGAAGCTGAAATTACAGCAAGGCAAAAAGCATTTTTTGAAGAAATCGTGGTTATAACTGGAACTTTGAAGGAATAA
- a CDS encoding carboxymuconolactone decarboxylase family protein, translating into MNQNPFELFQKECPEVAARFNDLVEAQKALEGLDAKTKQLINIAIQTANRNVKGVQMHAMMAKNEGATREEIVGAVVLNLHHSGLASILDCLPAAIDGFEGKM; encoded by the coding sequence ATGAACCAAAATCCATTTGAATTATTTCAAAAAGAATGTCCGGAAGTTGCAGCCAGATTCAATGATCTAGTTGAAGCTCAGAAAGCTTTGGAAGGTTTGGATGCTAAAACAAAGCAGCTGATTAATATTGCCATTCAAACAGCAAATAGGAATGTAAAAGGCGTACAGATGCATGCAATGATGGCTAAAAATGAAGGGGCAACTCGTGAAGAAATAGTGGGAGCTGTAGTATTAAATTTACATCATTCTGGCCTTGCTTCAATTCTTGATTGTCTTCCAGCAGCTATCGATGGATTTGAAGGTAAAATGTAA
- a CDS encoding winged helix-turn-helix transcriptional regulator has translation MEKNFYEWLEEPEEMIGFLFWKITYLWQRKMNKSLKKADLTHTHFALLSGAAWLQKEGEIITQTKLANFTQTNVMVTSKIIKILENKNFIERRNEGDDTRAKYVYITEKGLETLGKASKITEEVNQEFFEPLGDEKEHFTHNMWTLLYSKFDGDDFK, from the coding sequence ATGGAAAAAAACTTTTATGAATGGTTAGAAGAGCCTGAAGAAATGATAGGATTTTTATTTTGGAAAATTACCTATCTTTGGCAGCGTAAAATGAACAAATCTCTTAAAAAAGCTGATTTAACTCATACACACTTTGCTTTATTATCCGGTGCTGCATGGCTTCAAAAAGAAGGAGAAATAATAACACAGACTAAATTAGCTAATTTTACTCAAACAAATGTCATGGTAACTTCAAAAATCATAAAAATACTGGAAAACAAAAATTTTATTGAAAGAAGAAATGAAGGCGATGATACAAGAGCTAAATATGTATATATAACTGAAAAAGGACTTGAAACTTTAGGTAAAGCTTCAAAAATAACTGAAGAAGTAAATCAAGAATTTTTTGAACCATTGGGTGATGAAAAAGAACATTTTACTCATAACATGTGGACACTTCTGTATTCAAAATTTGATGGAGATGATTTTAAATGA
- a CDS encoding NAD(P)H-dependent oxidoreductase, which translates to MKNIFVFIGSPLKERSNTYTLTKMMIDKLLKLDNSIKFDLITARDVNIQACKGCWSCMNQGTCPLDKIDDMAFLKRKMLDSDFIIWGSPVYAMQVSGQMKVFLDRLASWYHTFRLAGKPGITVSTTAGAGLEEVHEYLKLVLNMAGVKVVSSLETYGTLPETLIDPENALKSAHKMVYEIYPYLTGEKTVETDKGLEYSFQVNKNKVIYGAEVLKADHRYWKENKMLEMNSFEELLNEIN; encoded by the coding sequence ATGAAAAATATATTTGTATTTATTGGCAGTCCACTGAAGGAAAGATCAAATACTTACACTTTGACAAAAATGATGATAGATAAACTTCTAAAGTTGGATAATAGTATTAAATTTGACTTAATAACTGCTAGAGATGTGAATATTCAAGCATGCAAAGGCTGTTGGTCTTGCATGAATCAGGGAACATGCCCATTAGATAAAATAGACGATATGGCATTTTTAAAGCGAAAAATGCTCGATTCTGATTTTATAATTTGGGGATCTCCTGTTTATGCTATGCAAGTATCAGGGCAGATGAAAGTATTTCTAGATAGGCTTGCAAGCTGGTATCATACATTCAGGCTTGCTGGAAAGCCAGGTATAACGGTTTCAACAACTGCAGGCGCTGGTTTAGAGGAAGTACATGAATATTTAAAATTAGTGCTTAATATGGCTGGAGTTAAAGTAGTATCTTCATTGGAAACCTATGGGACACTTCCAGAAACGCTTATTGATCCTGAAAATGCTTTAAAATCAGCCCATAAAATGGTTTATGAAATATATCCTTATTTAACAGGTGAAAAAACTGTTGAAACTGATAAAGGCCTTGAATATTCATTTCAAGTAAATAAAAATAAGGTTATTTATGGTGCTGAAGTACTGAAAGCTGATCATAGGTACTGGAAAGAGAATAAAATGCTGGAAATGAACTCATTTGAAGAACTTTTGAACGAAATTAATTAA
- a CDS encoding 16S ribosomal RNA methyltransferase A, whose translation MLVKETLKILKENDIRLNKRKGQNYLIDSNILQKITASADLSKNDTILEIGAGIGTLTIPLAEHAGKVIAIEQDAKIAAILEKRLTELAISNVEVIAADAVKMDFPEFNKVISNLPYKISSPITFKLLEYNFDYAILMYQLEFAQRMVAKPGESNYSRLSLMLHFYADIEILFEVSKHAFFPNPKISSAVIKLVPNKKEDVDEFFKHTSRALFQHKKKKVRNALLDSFHEIADVDKKTAKEIVSKLDPKMVSERVVKLNPDDVMKISKELKFYLSIFN comes from the coding sequence ATGTTGGTTAAAGAAACTCTAAAAATATTAAAAGAGAATGATATACGTCTTAATAAGCGAAAAGGCCAGAATTACTTGATAGATTCCAATATCCTCCAAAAAATCACTGCTTCTGCTGATTTATCAAAAAATGACACTATTTTAGAAATAGGGGCAGGGATAGGCACCCTCACAATTCCTCTTGCAGAACATGCAGGAAAAGTAATTGCAATTGAACAGGATGCAAAAATAGCAGCTATTTTAGAAAAAAGACTCACAGAACTTGCTATTTCCAATGTAGAAGTTATAGCTGCTGATGCTGTAAAAATGGATTTTCCAGAATTTAACAAGGTTATATCTAATCTCCCCTATAAGATTTCATCCCCTATTACTTTTAAATTGCTTGAATATAACTTTGATTATGCAATTCTTATGTATCAACTTGAATTTGCCCAAAGAATGGTTGCAAAACCGGGAGAATCTAATTATTCAAGATTATCATTGATGTTACATTTTTATGCAGATATTGAAATTCTTTTTGAAGTTTCAAAGCACGCTTTCTTCCCTAATCCCAAAATATCATCGGCAGTAATTAAATTAGTGCCCAATAAAAAAGAAGATGTAGATGAATTTTTTAAACATACTTCAAGGGCGCTTTTTCAGCATAAAAAGAAAAAAGTAAGGAATGCATTGCTTGATTCCTTCCATGAAATTGCTGATGTGGATAAAAAGACTGCAAAAGAGATAGTTTCAAAGTTAGATCCTAAAATGGTGAGTGAAAGGGTTGTAAAGCTAAATCCTGATGATGTTATGAAAATTTCTAAGGAATTAAAGTTTTATTTAAGCATTTTTAATTAA
- a CDS encoding DUF655 domain-containing protein encodes MEDYAIILDYLPLGYIKEGMPSYKRKPVAQAVGKEEFTLLELIPKEDVSLEIHQKVYIGSGKRDEIARVNRRLNYDDLTATAKIELNYVIEEIIKAKEDKFVEFFNDAGPISTRLHQLELLPGIGKKHMWDIIKVRKEKAFDSFDDIKQRVPMLADPVKLISKRILLELEITGDKTGKRKYVLFTRPPTKKH; translated from the coding sequence ATGGAAGACTACGCAATCATTTTGGATTATCTTCCTTTAGGTTATATTAAAGAAGGTATGCCCTCATATAAAAGAAAGCCTGTTGCGCAGGCAGTAGGTAAAGAAGAATTCACCTTACTTGAACTTATTCCCAAAGAGGATGTATCTTTAGAGATACATCAAAAGGTTTATATAGGTTCAGGCAAGCGAGATGAGATAGCTCGTGTAAACAGGAGACTTAACTACGATGATCTTACAGCAACAGCTAAAATTGAACTAAATTATGTTATTGAAGAGATCATTAAAGCGAAAGAAGACAAATTCGTAGAATTTTTCAACGACGCAGGCCCCATATCAACCCGATTACACCAACTGGAACTCTTACCCGGAATTGGGAAAAAACATATGTGGGATATAATTAAAGTAAGGAAAGAAAAAGCATTTGATAGCTTTGACGATATTAAACAAAGAGTTCCCATGCTTGCAGACCCTGTAAAACTTATTTCAAAAAGAATACTCTTAGAACTTGAAATTACGGGAGATAAAACAGGAAAACGTAAATATGTGCTCTTTACAAGGCCTCCTACAAAAAAACACTAA
- a CDS encoding DNA-directed RNA polymerase subunit F yields MIGKKVIDTDPITIAEVKQMLEELQEQHELTYEQNLAFDHVTKFSKMDEESAKKLVEKLAETLKKTQAIKLADVMPEDMADLRLIFAKERGTQKKEDMEKILEILEKYR; encoded by the coding sequence ATGATTGGGAAAAAAGTTATTGATACCGACCCTATCACTATCGCAGAAGTTAAACAGATGCTTGAAGAGCTTCAAGAGCAGCATGAGCTTACATACGAGCAAAATCTTGCTTTTGACCATGTTACAAAGTTTTCAAAAATGGATGAAGAGTCTGCAAAGAAACTGGTTGAGAAACTTGCAGAAACTCTTAAAAAAACTCAAGCTATTAAACTTGCAGATGTTATGCCTGAAGATATGGCTGATTTAAGGCTGATATTTGCAAAAGAAAGGGGAACACAAAAAAAAGAAGATATGGAGAAGATATTAGAAATACTAGAAAAGTATAGATAA
- a CDS encoding 50S ribosomal protein L21e encodes MRRSRGFRSKTRYKLKKSIRVSRANPITKKIQTFDENDLVHIIIDPSVHKGQPHPRFHGKTGKVDEKRGRAYIVDINDGNKAKKLIIRPEHLKMQE; translated from the coding sequence ATGAGAAGATCCAGAGGTTTTAGAAGTAAGACACGATATAAACTTAAAAAGAGCATAAGGGTAAGTAGAGCAAATCCAATTACCAAAAAAATACAAACTTTCGATGAAAATGATTTAGTCCATATTATAATTGATCCTAGTGTCCACAAAGGCCAGCCACATCCTCGTTTCCATGGAAAAACAGGAAAAGTCGATGAAAAAAGGGGAAGAGCATACATAGTAGATATTAACGATGGCAATAAAGCTAAAAAATTGATTATAAGACCTGAACACCTTAAAATGCAAGAGTGA
- a CDS encoding tRNA pseudouridine(54/55) synthase Pus10, which yields MESKITKKAVQVMEIAQWKLCDHCLGRNFSKIVKGPDNKYRGEYVRKIVNKDHNNKLNTDSCYICSNIFDIVENNIIDRIMDKINQEKIEFETFLVGCSVLPEVLQKEENMHELLELDVENIKKEINREIGKKLESNFNKEVDFDSPNIVIMVDFVEDNIDIQINPLFIEGRYRKLVRGIPQTKWPCRKCRGKGCPSCDYTGKQYLETVEELISPEAVKIANGSDSKFHGAGREDIDVKMLGTGRPFVLEIKEPHIRNLDLKHLAEKINKFADKKVEVNDLKFTGRERKGQIKCSSTDTYKVYKAIVELEDDIKEEKLDLLNSLGTIEQRTPIRVAHRRADKIRTRNVKQISTKWINSRKFEMIVNCEGGLYIKELISGDKGRSKPSISEILGIKALCTQLDVLEVNL from the coding sequence ATGGAATCAAAAATTACCAAAAAAGCAGTTCAAGTTATGGAAATTGCCCAATGGAAACTATGCGACCATTGTTTAGGTCGAAATTTCTCCAAAATCGTAAAAGGCCCCGATAACAAATATCGGGGAGAATATGTAAGGAAAATAGTAAATAAAGATCATAATAATAAGTTAAATACAGATTCATGTTATATCTGCAGTAATATATTTGATATTGTAGAAAATAACATTATAGATAGGATAATGGATAAAATTAATCAAGAAAAAATTGAATTTGAAACATTTCTTGTGGGATGTAGTGTTTTACCTGAAGTCCTCCAAAAAGAAGAAAACATGCATGAACTTCTTGAATTAGACGTTGAAAACATTAAAAAAGAGATAAATAGAGAAATTGGGAAAAAATTAGAATCAAATTTTAATAAAGAAGTTGATTTTGACAGTCCTAACATCGTGATAATGGTAGATTTCGTTGAGGACAATATAGATATTCAAATAAACCCTCTTTTTATTGAAGGACGTTACAGAAAGCTTGTTAGGGGAATTCCTCAAACTAAATGGCCTTGCAGAAAATGTAGAGGAAAAGGCTGTCCAAGCTGCGATTACACAGGGAAACAGTACCTCGAAACAGTTGAAGAGCTAATTTCACCTGAAGCTGTTAAAATTGCAAACGGTAGCGATTCTAAATTCCATGGGGCTGGCAGAGAAGATATTGATGTTAAAATGCTCGGAACTGGACGGCCATTTGTCCTTGAAATTAAAGAACCCCACATAAGAAATCTTGATTTAAAGCATCTCGCTGAAAAAATCAATAAATTTGCAGATAAAAAAGTAGAAGTCAATGATTTAAAGTTTACAGGAAGAGAGAGGAAAGGCCAGATAAAATGCTCATCTACCGATACATACAAAGTTTACAAAGCAATTGTTGAGCTTGAAGATGATATTAAAGAGGAAAAATTAGATTTATTAAACTCCTTGGGGACAATAGAGCAGCGCACCCCTATAAGGGTGGCCCATAGACGTGCCGATAAAATAAGAACACGGAATGTAAAGCAAATATCTACAAAATGGATTAATTCCCGCAAATTTGAAATGATCGTGAATTGTGAAGGAGGATTATACATTAAAGAGCTTATATCTGGTGATAAAGGCAGATCAAAGCCCAGTATATCCGAAATTTTGGGAATTAAAGCACTTTGTACTCAATTAGATGTATTAGAAGTAAATCTTTAA
- the ffh gene encoding signal recognition particle protein, translating to MLGNLGKNLTNTMKKLAGMPIIDEEVVKEVIKDIQRALIQSDVNIKLVFKLSKTIEERALKEEPPKGITPREYVVTIVYEELVNLIGKKAEEVEVDAKPYKIMFVGLQGSGKTTSIGKLAKYLQKKGFNPAVVSTDTWRPAAFEQLRQLTENMNVPLYGDPENKDALDLAKKGLEEFKKQDIIIIDTAGRHKEEKDLLDEMVQLSAIVKPNEVMLVIDGTIGQQAREQALAFNKATDVGSIVITKLDGSAKGGGALSAVSEIGAPIKFIGTGERVDDFEAFDPERFISRLLGMGDIKSLLEKAEEIAEEDLDTESMDAMLSGKFTLKEMYSQFEMMNKMGPMQQVMNMIPGMGGKLPKNASQMTEEKLTKYKILMDSMTEHELTHPEVIKQSRVKRIARGAGMRNEDVKELLKYYNVTKKAMKGFGKRKMGGPLGQMMKQMMR from the coding sequence ATGTTAGGAAATCTAGGTAAAAATTTGACAAACACAATGAAAAAATTAGCAGGTATGCCTATAATCGATGAAGAAGTGGTAAAAGAGGTTATAAAAGACATACAAAGAGCGCTTATTCAATCAGATGTCAATATTAAGCTTGTTTTCAAACTATCAAAAACAATAGAAGAAAGAGCTCTAAAAGAAGAGCCTCCAAAAGGAATTACGCCCAGAGAATACGTAGTGACCATAGTTTATGAGGAACTGGTAAATCTTATTGGTAAAAAGGCGGAAGAAGTAGAAGTTGACGCTAAACCATACAAAATAATGTTTGTAGGACTTCAAGGAAGTGGTAAAACAACTTCAATTGGAAAACTTGCAAAATACCTGCAGAAAAAAGGATTTAACCCTGCAGTTGTAAGTACAGACACATGGAGACCTGCAGCATTTGAGCAACTCCGCCAACTCACTGAAAACATGAATGTCCCGCTTTATGGCGACCCCGAAAATAAGGACGCCCTTGACCTTGCAAAAAAAGGTCTTGAAGAGTTTAAAAAGCAAGACATTATAATTATAGATACTGCAGGACGTCACAAAGAAGAAAAAGACCTTCTTGACGAAATGGTACAATTATCAGCCATTGTAAAACCAAACGAAGTGATGCTTGTTATTGATGGTACTATTGGTCAGCAAGCCCGTGAACAGGCTCTTGCATTTAATAAAGCCACAGATGTGGGATCCATTGTTATAACTAAGCTTGATGGTTCTGCAAAGGGTGGTGGCGCGCTTTCAGCAGTTTCAGAGATTGGAGCACCAATAAAATTCATAGGTACTGGTGAAAGAGTCGATGACTTTGAAGCATTTGACCCTGAAAGGTTTATTTCAAGACTTTTGGGAATGGGAGACATTAAATCACTCCTTGAAAAGGCAGAAGAGATAGCTGAAGAAGATCTAGACACAGAAAGCATGGATGCCATGTTAAGCGGGAAATTCACCCTTAAAGAAATGTATTCCCAGTTTGAAATGATGAATAAAATGGGACCAATGCAGCAGGTTATGAATATGATTCCAGGAATGGGAGGAAAACTCCCTAAAAACGCTTCCCAAATGACAGAAGAAAAGCTAACTAAATATAAAATCCTGATGGACTCCATGACTGAGCATGAATTAACACATCCTGAAGTGATAAAGCAATCCCGTGTAAAAAGAATTGCAAGAGGAGCAGGTATGCGTAATGAAGATGTTAAAGAACTTTTAAAATATTATAATGTTACTAAAAAGGCCATGAAAGGATTTGGAAAACGTAAAATGGGCGGTCCTTTAGGGCAGATGATGAAACAGATGATGCGATGA